The DNA region ATCGGGGTAGGTCTGCCCCCGGCGCCCTTCGAGGAGTTTGACGATGCCCAGGCCGGCCCGGTCCAAGTCGTCCCTGGGGTCGCCGTCCGGGCGGTGCGGGTAGCCGGGCAAGGCGAACAAGAACACGAACGCGCTGTCCACGCCCTCAGTCTCGAAGATCTCCAGCAGTTCACTCAGATACGCGGCCTGGCCGGCCTCGTCACGCTCGTATACGCCGTTCAGCCGTATCGGGGCCTTGGTCGTCGGGTCGTGCTCGACCACCTCCAGCACCCGCCCACCGCGGTCTCCAGCGCCGCGGTAGGCCGCGGTGCCGAACCCGGTGATGGCGAGCGGCTTCGGGCCTTGGGCCAGGGTGCGCACCGCGTCCCGGAACCGGTCGGCGACCTCGGCGGAGCGGATCAGCTCGAACGTCACCATGTCGAAGGGAGTCCAGTCGACCTGCTCGAACTGGATGGATGCGTAGGTGAGCTTGCCCTGGAAGCTCTCGCGGACCGTGGCCGCGGCATCACGGAGGAATGCGTTCATGCGCACGCCGAGCTCGCGCATCGCTTCGGCCCGCCGCTCGGGTTGGCTCATCAGATGCTCGACCCGCTCCTCGGGGCTCTCTCCGGACAGGAACCCGCGGTTCATCACGCTCAGCTCGACCCCTGCGACGAACACGACTGCGACCCCCTGCCGCCGGAGCCGTTCCGCTCGCTCGGCGCAGTCGCGGAAGAGCATGAGGATCTGCTCCGGATCCAGCTCCAGCGGATAGGGCGAGAACCAGACCTCCAGGCCGAGCTCGGCGGCGGCACCGGCGGCAAGCTCCAGTCGGTCCGGGTCGCCGCCGATGATCTGGACCGCGTTGCAGTGAAGGTCGTCGCGGATGATGGCGAGCTCGCGCCGGACCACCCCGGGGTCGAAGTGCTCGCGGGACATCTGGCCGTGCACGACGAATCCGGTGTCGTAGGTCATTCCTCTTGCTCGCATGGTGACGTCCTCTCTGCCGGTCTCGGTCGGGTCGAGACTGACAGGGAAAATGCGTGCACGCAAGTTTGCGTGTACGAAAGTTTGCGCCTACGCAGCCCCGTGTGGAACGCTGGCGTCGTGACGACACCACGACCAGGGCTCCGGGAGCGGAAGAAGCAGGCCACACGCGAGGCGCTTCGCGAGGCGGCCCTGCGCCTGGCTGTGGAGCACGGACCGGACCAGGTGCGGGTCGAGGACATCGCCGAAGCGGCTGGGGTCTCGCCTCGTACCTACAACAACTACTTCGCCAGCCGCGAGCAGGCGATCGTCTCTGCTGTCACCGCGGACCGGGAGGCGCGCATCGCGGCGGCGGTCGCGGCCCGGCCCACAGGAGTGCGCCTGGCTGACGCCGTCACCGAAGCAGTGGTCGAGCAGTACACGAACACCGGCGAGCACGAACACAAGGCGCTGCTGCTGATCACCACCCAGACCGCGCTGCGCGACGCGTTCCTCGATACCACCGCCGGTATCGAGCCCCCTCTCACGGCGGTGATCGCCGAACGCCTGGACGACGCCGAAGCGCACACAGCCCGCGTCCTCGCGGCAAGCGTGGCCGCGGCAGTTCGCATCGCGCTGGAGGGCTGGCTCCGGCCGGCCCAGAACGCAGAGGCCGCCGAGAGTCGCGCCGCCGGAGGACTGGTCGTGCCCTCCGGCTCACTGCCCGACCAGCTCCGCTCGGCGCTGGCCCCGCTCGCGCCCGCGTTCGACGCTGCCGAGCAACACGCCCAGCCATCATCCTCGGCAGCCGATTCAGCATAGATGACGCTATGTCAGGTCGTGATCTACGACTGGAGTACTAGGCTTCGGCCCGCCTCTGTAGGCGGCTGCCACGCGGCAGGGTGACGGACATGATGTCGCTGGGGCCGTCCAGTGCGATGCGGTGCCATCGCCCGCGCGGGACGATGGCCGCTGTTCCGGCCGCCAGCCTGATCTCCTCCTCCTTCCCTTCGGGCTGCTCCGGACGGAAGTAGAGACGTATCCCGCCGGTGAGGCAGGACACGAGTTCGTCCGCCTCGGTGTGGATTTCCCAGTGGTCGCCGTGGACGTCGGCGTCGGTCTCCACATGGAAGGTCATCAACTGCCAGCCGTCCCGCTCGGAGTCGAACACGGGTTGCGCGGCGCGCACCTGACCGCTGTGGTCCAGGTGAATGAAGGAGGAGAAGAGATCGATCGGTGCAGCGGTCATGCCGAGACTTCCATTCTGCGAGGTTCGTCTGGTGGGCGGTGGGCGGTGGGCGTGGAAAGCGGTCTGGTCGGCCGTGGCCGCCTCGCTCGGTCAGGGCGTGGCGCGGAACTGCGCCGATTTCGGCGAGCTGCCGCTGTGACACGTCGGCGGACATGACCGCCGGCGCGTCGTGGAAGGCCCGGCCACTGGTGCAGCTCGACCGAGACGCCTGCCTGCAGCAGGCGGGGCGCGTAGGTGATGCCCTCGTTGCGGTGCGGGTCGCATTCCGCGGTGGCGAAAGGCCGGTGGCAGGCCGGTCAGCCGTACATCGCCACGCGGTACAGAGCTGCGAGAGCGTCGTCGATGGGGTGGGGCTGCGGCGTGCCGGAGGAGTCGAGCCTGTTCCACCGCTGCATGTTCACCGCGACCGCCATCTGCCGCTCGCCGTCGGCACGGATCATGGCCAGCGCCCCACCACCCCAGACCGTGCCG from Streptomyces fradiae includes:
- a CDS encoding TetR/AcrR family transcriptional regulator yields the protein MTTPRPGLRERKKQATREALREAALRLAVEHGPDQVRVEDIAEAAGVSPRTYNNYFASREQAIVSAVTADREARIAAAVAARPTGVRLADAVTEAVVEQYTNTGEHEHKALLLITTQTALRDAFLDTTAGIEPPLTAVIAERLDDAEAHTARVLAASVAAAVRIALEGWLRPAQNAEAAESRAAGGLVVPSGSLPDQLRSALAPLAPAFDAAEQHAQPSSSAADSA
- a CDS encoding cupin, which translates into the protein MTAAPIDLFSSFIHLDHSGQVRAAQPVFDSERDGWQLMTFHVETDADVHGDHWEIHTEADELVSCLTGGIRLYFRPEQPEGKEEEIRLAAGTAAIVPRGRWHRIALDGPSDIMSVTLPRGSRLQRRAEA